One part of the Ursus arctos isolate Adak ecotype North America unplaced genomic scaffold, UrsArc2.0 scaffold_16, whole genome shotgun sequence genome encodes these proteins:
- the LOC125281407 gene encoding focal adhesion kinase 1-like has protein sequence MAAAYLDPNLNHTPNSSTKTHLGTGVECSPGAMERVLKVFHYFENSSEPATWASMIRHGDATDVRGIIQKIVDSHKVKHVACYGFRLSHLRSEEVHWLHLDMGVSNVREKYELAHPPEEWK, from the exons ATGGCAGCTGCTTACCTTGACCCAAACTTGAATCACACACCAAATTCGAGTACCAAAACTCACCTGGGTACTGGAGTGGAATGTTCCCCTGGGGCAATGGAGCGAGTGTTGAaggtctttcattattttgaaaacagcagTGAGCCAGCTACTTGGGCCAGTATGATCAGGCATGGAGATGCTACCGATGTCAGG GGGATCATTCAGAAGATAGTGGACAGTCACAAAGTAAAGCACGTGGCCTGCTATGGATTTCGCCTCAGTCACCTGCGGTCAGAGGAGGTTCACTGGCTCCATTTGGATATGGGTGTCTCCAATGTGAGGGAGAAGTATGAACTTGCACACCCACCAGAGGAGTGGAAGTAA